One stretch of Amycolatopsis tolypomycina DNA includes these proteins:
- a CDS encoding FUSC family protein — translation MLRLTAAAGSTETTDETERHDRTPVGWLARALRVPGRERRVLVQSAKATLAATAAWLLATLVLHLPQPFLAPYAAVFLVEATVYRSLRGWIQQVGSVGSGVLLAAVAGHFIPWQAVALAAVVFLGLLAGSWRRFGDSGVWVGVTGMLVISYGTAREPVLLGDRLLETALGAAIGVAVNTLIFPPLYGERLAAAAGRLGKAQAALLETLSDLIRRDEPPEDLDGLQSAAQDTRSQVLAAEEAVGLTREGRMLNLRRGRPAAGTHHERPLRTLIGLWPALSQLLAAVRTTAGSRPDHPFEYPWPDAREALADLMHHLAGAVQAVAVAGRPVELDECRALLEKLEKRLVTAEEDGVPARLGLGTMTLPARLLVEQLEKR, via the coding sequence GTGCTCCGGCTCACCGCGGCCGCCGGATCCACCGAAACCACCGACGAAACCGAGCGGCACGATCGCACCCCCGTCGGCTGGCTTGCTCGTGCTCTCCGGGTTCCCGGCCGGGAACGCCGGGTCCTCGTCCAGAGCGCCAAGGCCACCCTCGCCGCGACCGCCGCCTGGCTGCTCGCCACCCTCGTCCTGCATCTCCCGCAACCCTTTCTCGCCCCCTACGCCGCCGTCTTCCTCGTCGAAGCCACCGTCTACCGGTCGCTGCGCGGGTGGATCCAGCAGGTCGGCTCCGTCGGGTCCGGTGTGCTGCTCGCCGCCGTTGCCGGGCACTTTATTCCCTGGCAGGCCGTGGCGCTCGCCGCCGTCGTCTTCCTCGGCTTGCTCGCCGGGAGCTGGCGGCGGTTCGGGGACTCCGGTGTCTGGGTCGGGGTCACCGGCATGCTCGTCATCTCCTACGGCACCGCGCGCGAGCCCGTCCTGCTCGGCGACCGCCTCCTCGAAACCGCCCTCGGTGCGGCCATCGGTGTTGCCGTCAACACGCTGATCTTCCCGCCCCTGTACGGCGAACGGCTCGCCGCCGCGGCCGGGCGGCTCGGGAAGGCACAGGCCGCGCTGCTGGAGACGCTGTCCGACCTCATCCGCCGTGACGAGCCGCCGGAAGATCTCGACGGTCTGCAGTCCGCGGCGCAGGACACCCGCAGTCAGGTGCTGGCCGCCGAAGAGGCCGTCGGCCTGACGCGGGAAGGGCGGATGCTGAACCTCCGGCGCGGCCGTCCCGCCGCCGGGACGCACCACGAACGTCCGCTGCGGACGCTCATCGGGCTGTGGCCCGCGCTGTCGCAGCTGCTCGCCGCCGTGCGGACGACGGCGGGGAGCCGGCCGGATCACCCCTTCGAGTACCCCTGGCCGGACGCGCGGGAGGCGCTGGCCGACCTGATGCACCACCTCGCGGGAGCCGTGCAGGCCGTGGCGGTGGCCGGACGGCCCGTCGAACTGGACGAATGCCGGGCGCTGCTCGAAAAGCTCGAAAAGCGGCTGGTGACGGCCGAAGAGGACGGCGTTCCGGCCCGGCTCGGCCTGGGCACCATGACGCTGCCCGCGCGGCTTCTCGTGGAACAGCTGGAAAAACGTTGA
- a CDS encoding flavodoxin family protein, with protein sequence MTLRVLALTCTLKPSPAKSSSDLIARQLLGLFAERGATGELVRVVDHDVRPGVEADMGDGDAWPGIRRKIAAADVLLIATPTWVGHMSSVAQRVLERLDAELSETDDEGRPAMFGKVGVAAVVGNEDGAHKIIADLFQALNDVGFTVPAQGATYWNGEAMQGGDYQDLDETPEAVASTNATLVRNAVHLADLLRAQQYPAK encoded by the coding sequence ATGACCCTGCGCGTCCTCGCGCTGACCTGCACGCTCAAGCCGTCGCCCGCGAAGTCGAGCAGCGACCTCATCGCGCGGCAGCTGCTCGGCCTCTTCGCCGAACGCGGCGCCACCGGCGAACTGGTGCGCGTGGTCGACCACGACGTGCGACCGGGGGTCGAGGCCGACATGGGCGACGGGGACGCGTGGCCGGGCATCCGGCGGAAGATCGCCGCCGCCGACGTCCTGCTGATCGCCACGCCGACGTGGGTCGGGCACATGTCGAGCGTCGCCCAGCGGGTGCTGGAGCGGCTCGACGCCGAACTGTCCGAAACGGACGACGAAGGCCGCCCGGCGATGTTCGGCAAGGTCGGCGTGGCCGCGGTCGTCGGCAACGAGGACGGCGCCCACAAGATCATCGCGGACCTGTTCCAGGCGCTCAACGACGTCGGCTTCACGGTGCCGGCCCAGGGCGCGACCTACTGGAACGGCGAGGCCATGCAGGGTGGTGACTACCAGGACCTCGACGAGACGCCCGAGGCCGTGGCCTCGACGAACGCGACCCTGGTCCGCAACGCCGTCCACCTCGCCGACTTGTTGCGGGCGCAGCAGTACCCGGCCAAGTGA
- a CDS encoding aldehyde dehydrogenase family protein, with product MIEIRNPADGSVVGTVPTAGEDEIDAALGPARRTRTPWARTPAAERGALLHTAAERLRAHADELAKTNEAETGKPRDEAREGVLAGAGTLDQYAELGPVHRGRSLLGDVGATDLMVPEPYGVVVALTPWNDPVAVACGLLGAALATGNTVVHKPSERAPHTGQLLGEVLGDVFPAGVLQTLQGDGAVGALLAMRSDVDVIAHVGSTATGRSIAASAAATGAKTLLENGGNDPLLIDEDVDPVWAAGQAALGAFANSGQICVAVERIYVCSAIAEPFLAALVKEAESRTLAPLVDRRHREHVHSHVSDAVSREARLLTGGAIPDGPGAHYPATVLTGCGPELRVMTEETFGPVAPVRVVSSFDEGLAEAAKGEYGLAATVLTASMAHAQRAWRELPAGTVKVNNVFGGAPGGAAHPRGRSGSGYGYGPELLDELTQTKLVHIAPPA from the coding sequence ATGATCGAGATCCGGAACCCGGCCGACGGCAGCGTGGTGGGCACGGTGCCGACCGCGGGCGAAGACGAGATCGACGCGGCGCTCGGGCCGGCCCGCCGGACCCGGACGCCATGGGCCCGGACCCCCGCCGCCGAGCGCGGGGCGTTGCTGCACACCGCGGCCGAGCGGCTGCGCGCGCACGCCGACGAGCTGGCGAAGACGAACGAAGCGGAAACGGGCAAGCCGCGGGACGAAGCCCGCGAAGGCGTGCTCGCCGGGGCGGGAACACTGGACCAGTACGCCGAACTCGGCCCGGTCCACCGCGGCCGCAGCCTGCTCGGCGACGTGGGCGCGACGGACCTGATGGTGCCCGAGCCGTACGGCGTCGTCGTGGCGCTGACGCCGTGGAACGACCCGGTGGCGGTGGCGTGCGGGCTGCTGGGGGCGGCGCTGGCGACCGGGAACACGGTGGTGCACAAGCCGAGCGAGCGCGCGCCGCACACCGGGCAGCTGCTGGGTGAAGTGCTCGGTGACGTCTTCCCGGCCGGAGTCCTGCAGACCCTCCAGGGCGACGGCGCGGTCGGCGCGCTGCTGGCGATGCGCTCCGACGTCGACGTGATCGCGCACGTCGGCAGCACGGCGACGGGCCGGTCGATCGCGGCGAGCGCGGCCGCCACGGGGGCGAAGACGTTGCTGGAGAACGGCGGCAACGACCCGCTGCTGATCGACGAGGACGTCGACCCGGTGTGGGCGGCCGGCCAGGCGGCGCTGGGGGCGTTCGCGAACTCGGGACAGATCTGTGTGGCGGTCGAGCGGATCTACGTGTGTTCGGCGATCGCGGAGCCGTTCCTGGCGGCGCTGGTGAAGGAGGCGGAGTCGCGGACCCTGGCTCCCCTGGTGGACCGGCGGCACCGGGAGCACGTGCACTCGCACGTGTCCGACGCGGTCTCGCGGGAGGCGCGTTTGCTGACGGGCGGCGCGATCCCGGACGGCCCGGGCGCGCACTACCCGGCAACGGTCCTGACCGGCTGCGGGCCGGAGCTGAGGGTGATGACGGAGGAGACGTTCGGCCCGGTCGCGCCGGTCCGGGTGGTCTCGAGTTTCGACGAGGGTCTGGCGGAAGCGGCGAAGGGCGAGTACGGCCTGGCGGCGACGGTGCTGACGGCGTCGATGGCGCACGCCCAGCGAGCGTGGCGCGAACTGCCGGCCGGGACCGTGAAGGTGAACAACGTGTTCGGCGGAGCACCCGGCGGGGCGGCGCACCCGCGCGGCCGGAGCGGGAGCGGGTACGGGTACGGGCCGGAGCTCCTGGACGAGCTGACCCAGACGAAGCTCGTGCACATCGCGCCGCCGGCATGA